In one window of Polynucleobacter sp. AM-7D1 DNA:
- a CDS encoding DUF748 domain-containing protein — protein sequence MTSKFSLLHLWLARLFVAIFVLTFLFWGACQLWVPGAIKSAVEIYGNKIGYQITYKDLSISPLRLRIEIDGLRLVNKYQGQLLDLKKSVVMLKWSHLIIGELGFDEILLDGPSIKLEKIASKGATGQWNWQELIAAIKRNLPPVDSAAPKKNIKISVDQFQLVNGSFEVLDPNKNLHEQFKLLSIELLDIANYDTQGVVNGVRGQYGFNLGALNFTLPGLNKKIAFKHLAIKGALDNPAPDTLGAQIDFEIDEGRISSHWDFKADKSIAAKVQIDNISITPFVTLLPANKEILTQGGVIQSVIDVSLKDDALSISGDLHLLGLDLLEQGQRQSLVKWNSGDVSRFVYQSSKNSGASLSIDELSVSQPTLQFEIDEKGFSNFRRLFSKSDSDLKIDPSVVEPKEKQLFTLDIKSLRLRDGEVQFSDLAMKPNFKVNLRKFNARFTNINNLPGYSSTMALDGMLAESGSLRGKGQMAFDDPRRNNDVTLNFKNAPLYAFNPAVMTFAGYQIASGRINLNLHYSAKDGDLKGSNQIIIKKIELGEEVADFQGKKLPLGLAIALLEDSDDTIDVTINIAGNVDSPEFSASGLVWQAISNVLTNVATAPFRALGALLGMGPNEGVNAVLGEAVYLPPDQDRLEKFGDFLVKKPHATLELVGTYDPNEDKPALARAIADLAILKLAGINISPNDPIPTPDFSDPKVQSSLKSAYAQYLGRIKLGQRLITLPDGAGRNDQLHAELIASIPMTEEDMKGLAKNRAKQAQSLMVKSNPELNDRISLGEVKAVSAGKEGVPLEVEVRIK from the coding sequence ATGACGTCTAAATTTTCATTACTTCACCTTTGGCTAGCCCGACTCTTCGTCGCAATCTTTGTATTGACCTTTTTATTCTGGGGCGCTTGCCAACTTTGGGTTCCTGGTGCCATCAAGAGTGCAGTAGAGATTTACGGCAATAAGATTGGCTATCAAATTACCTATAAAGATCTCAGCATCTCTCCCTTGCGATTGCGTATCGAAATTGATGGCTTGCGATTGGTGAATAAGTATCAAGGGCAATTGCTTGACTTAAAGAAATCGGTAGTGATGCTGAAGTGGTCTCACCTCATTATTGGGGAATTGGGATTCGATGAGATTCTGTTGGATGGGCCTAGCATTAAGCTCGAAAAGATAGCCTCTAAAGGTGCGACAGGGCAATGGAATTGGCAGGAGTTGATAGCCGCGATTAAGCGTAATTTACCCCCAGTGGATTCAGCCGCCCCTAAGAAAAATATCAAAATATCAGTTGATCAATTTCAGCTCGTCAATGGCTCATTTGAGGTGTTAGACCCTAATAAAAATTTACACGAGCAATTTAAGTTGCTTTCGATTGAGTTATTAGATATAGCAAACTACGATACGCAAGGTGTTGTGAATGGCGTTCGCGGCCAGTATGGATTCAATTTGGGTGCACTGAACTTTACTTTGCCAGGCTTGAATAAAAAGATTGCATTTAAGCATCTTGCTATTAAGGGCGCATTAGATAATCCGGCGCCAGATACGCTGGGCGCTCAAATTGATTTTGAGATTGATGAAGGACGCATCAGCTCCCATTGGGATTTCAAAGCCGACAAATCAATCGCAGCCAAAGTGCAGATAGACAATATTTCAATTACCCCTTTTGTTACATTGCTTCCAGCTAATAAAGAAATTTTGACCCAGGGTGGAGTCATTCAGTCTGTGATAGATGTCAGCCTGAAGGATGATGCACTTTCTATATCGGGAGATTTGCATTTACTAGGTTTAGATTTACTTGAGCAGGGGCAAAGGCAATCACTCGTGAAATGGAATTCTGGTGATGTAAGTCGATTTGTTTATCAGAGTTCAAAAAACTCTGGCGCAAGTCTGTCTATTGATGAATTATCGGTTTCTCAACCAACTCTCCAGTTTGAAATTGATGAAAAAGGCTTCTCTAATTTCAGACGTTTATTTTCCAAGTCGGATAGTGATCTGAAGATTGATCCATCTGTAGTGGAGCCAAAAGAAAAACAGTTGTTTACCCTGGATATCAAATCATTGCGCTTGCGAGATGGCGAAGTGCAATTTTCTGACTTGGCGATGAAGCCCAACTTCAAAGTCAATCTCAGAAAATTTAATGCCAGGTTTACAAATATCAATAATCTTCCGGGCTATTCATCAACTATGGCCTTGGATGGCATGTTGGCAGAATCGGGATCGCTTCGGGGTAAGGGTCAAATGGCGTTTGATGATCCGCGTCGTAATAACGATGTGACGCTGAACTTCAAAAATGCTCCACTCTATGCTTTTAATCCAGCAGTCATGACCTTTGCCGGATACCAAATCGCAAGCGGTCGGATCAATTTGAATTTGCATTACAGCGCCAAAGATGGTGATCTGAAGGGAAGCAATCAAATCATTATTAAGAAGATTGAGCTTGGCGAAGAAGTGGCCGATTTTCAGGGGAAAAAATTGCCACTGGGTTTAGCAATCGCTCTGCTTGAGGATTCTGACGATACGATTGATGTCACGATCAATATTGCTGGTAATGTGGATTCACCTGAGTTCAGTGCGAGTGGTCTGGTGTGGCAGGCAATTAGCAATGTTTTAACTAATGTCGCCACTGCACCATTTAGAGCCTTAGGCGCGCTCTTAGGTATGGGGCCTAATGAAGGTGTGAATGCGGTTTTGGGCGAGGCTGTGTACTTACCGCCAGATCAAGATCGTTTAGAAAAATTTGGCGATTTTTTAGTGAAGAAGCCCCATGCCACATTGGAGCTCGTAGGCACTTATGATCCTAATGAAGATAAGCCTGCTTTAGCGAGGGCCATCGCAGATTTAGCCATTCTCAAGTTGGCTGGAATAAATATCTCACCGAATGATCCTATTCCAACACCTGATTTTTCTGATCCCAAGGTGCAATCTAGCTTGAAGTCGGCCTATGCTCAATACCTTGGCAGAATCAAATTAGGTCAACGCTTAATTACTCTCCCAGATGGGGCGGGGCGCAATGATCAATTGCATGCGGAGCTGATTGCCAGCATTCCCATGACAGAAGAAGATATGAAAGGCCTGGCTAAAAACCGAGCAAAGCAGGCGCAAAGCTTAATGGTGAAAAGTAACCCAGAACTAAATGATCGAATTAGCCTAGGTGAGGTCAAAGCCGTTAGCGCAGGTAAGGAGGGCGTTCCCCTCGAAGTTGAGGTCAGAATCAAGTAG
- a CDS encoding NAD(P)H-dependent oxidoreductase subunit E, giving the protein MNHPKPSGEIQAVAIATADDLRETIRRKSKLKGRQADDVSLAEVRQLIGDAPHRRDLLIENLHKLNDEYRALHDRHLVALAKEMNLPMAEVYEVATFYHHFEVVRGNDPVADITVRVCDGIACELAGAQNLLAKLPSILGNPKVKVVAAPCVGRCEQAPVAVVHQYPVLFATTDKVSAAVKNNLTTQPMAKDSANFDPAALAEKGVSPQGENQAVSPDYVGYESYRAQGGYALAKEIIDGKKDAESIIKAMENSGLRGLGGAGFPAGRKWRIVKDQAAPKLMAVNIDEGEPGTFKDRTYLERDPHRFLEGLLIAANVVGIDACYIYLRDEYHGCRELLEAELAKLKANPPFKLPLIELRRGAGAYICGEESAMIESIEGKRGEPRMRPPYIAQVGLFGRPTLEHNFETLYWVRDIVQRGPEWFSSFGRHDRKGLRSYSVSGRVKSPGVKLAPAGITIQELIDEYCGGMQDGHQFYGYLPGGASGGILPATMNDIPLDFDTLQPYGCFIGSAAVMVFGDKDKARDMALNVMHFFEHESCGQCTPCRVGTSKAAKLMQSKSWDKETLEDLATVMVDASICGLGQAAPNPIRCIAKYFPQEVA; this is encoded by the coding sequence ATGAATCACCCAAAACCCTCTGGAGAGATCCAGGCTGTTGCGATAGCAACTGCAGATGACTTAAGGGAAACCATTCGTCGCAAAAGCAAGCTAAAGGGGCGTCAAGCAGATGATGTCTCCTTAGCGGAGGTTCGCCAGTTAATTGGTGATGCACCTCATCGCCGTGATTTGTTGATAGAAAATTTACATAAGCTCAATGATGAATACCGTGCTTTGCATGATCGTCATTTAGTTGCCCTCGCAAAAGAAATGAATTTGCCGATGGCTGAAGTCTACGAAGTTGCTACTTTCTATCATCACTTCGAAGTGGTGCGCGGCAATGATCCGGTTGCTGATATCACTGTGCGCGTATGTGATGGCATCGCTTGCGAATTAGCTGGCGCACAAAACCTATTGGCAAAGTTGCCATCCATCTTGGGCAATCCCAAAGTTAAAGTAGTTGCTGCACCATGTGTAGGTCGTTGTGAGCAAGCGCCTGTAGCAGTTGTGCATCAGTACCCAGTATTGTTTGCCACCACTGACAAGGTTAGTGCTGCCGTCAAAAATAATCTGACCACCCAACCAATGGCTAAGGACAGCGCCAATTTTGATCCAGCAGCATTAGCTGAAAAAGGTGTATCTCCTCAAGGTGAAAATCAGGCAGTCTCTCCTGACTATGTTGGCTATGAGTCTTATCGCGCGCAAGGTGGATATGCTTTAGCCAAAGAAATTATTGACGGCAAAAAAGATGCTGAGAGCATCATCAAAGCCATGGAAAACTCTGGCCTTCGTGGTCTCGGTGGCGCAGGTTTCCCTGCGGGGCGTAAGTGGCGTATTGTGAAGGATCAAGCTGCACCGAAGTTGATGGCAGTAAACATTGACGAAGGTGAGCCAGGCACATTTAAAGACCGTACTTACTTAGAGCGTGATCCCCATCGCTTCTTAGAAGGTTTACTGATTGCAGCCAATGTAGTGGGTATTGATGCTTGCTATATTTATTTGCGTGATGAGTATCACGGTTGCCGTGAATTGCTCGAAGCGGAGTTAGCTAAGTTGAAGGCTAACCCCCCGTTCAAGTTGCCATTGATTGAGTTGCGTCGTGGTGCTGGTGCTTACATTTGTGGTGAAGAATCCGCCATGATTGAAAGTATCGAAGGTAAGCGCGGCGAACCTCGCATGCGTCCTCCCTATATTGCGCAAGTTGGATTGTTTGGTCGTCCAACACTAGAGCACAACTTTGAAACTCTCTATTGGGTACGCGACATTGTCCAACGTGGCCCTGAGTGGTTTAGCTCTTTTGGCCGTCATGATCGTAAAGGCTTACGAAGCTATAGCGTCAGCGGCCGAGTGAAGAGCCCTGGCGTGAAGCTAGCGCCTGCTGGCATCACTATTCAGGAATTGATTGATGAGTACTGTGGCGGCATGCAAGATGGCCATCAGTTCTATGGCTACTTACCAGGTGGTGCTTCTGGCGGCATCTTGCCGGCAACCATGAATGACATCCCGCTTGACTTTGATACCTTACAGCCCTATGGATGCTTTATTGGTTCGGCTGCGGTAATGGTCTTTGGAGATAAGGACAAAGCACGAGATATGGCGCTTAACGTCATGCACTTTTTCGAGCATGAGAGTTGCGGTCAGTGCACACCATGTCGTGTTGGCACAAGTAAGGCCGCCAAGCTGATGCAGTCTAAGTCTTGGGATAAAGAAACCTTAGAAGACTTAGCTACTGTAATGGTTGATGCCTCCATCTGTGGTCTAGGTCAAGCTGCGCCTAATCCAATTCGCTGTATTGCTAAATATTTCCCACAAGAAGTTGCTTAA
- a CDS encoding DUF6516 family protein translates to MEAWEVKASMSIPHGIRYSLTLHNPRGVRILGYDNAHSPKFSGYINRKLPYDHRHRCPTDLGVVYQFIDAYQLLKDFFEDVDKTLSLVRDK, encoded by the coding sequence ATAGAAGCTTGGGAAGTTAAGGCGAGTATGTCTATACCTCATGGGATTCGATATTCTTTAACTCTGCACAATCCTCGGGGTGTTCGAATACTGGGCTATGACAACGCTCATTCGCCAAAGTTTTCTGGCTATATAAATCGTAAACTTCCTTATGATCACAGGCATCGGTGCCCCACAGATCTGGGGGTTGTCTATCAGTTCATAGATGCCTACCAATTGCTAAAAGATTTTTTTGAGGACGTTGATAAGACATTAAGTTTGGTGAGGGATAAATGA
- a CDS encoding phasin family protein, with protein sequence MFQNQLNDQLSQAQAKAVENAKYLAQVAVESAKELAEINQAAAKDALVVAQDASAQLLAIKDAQQLAKLAQPETAQEAAKYAAAYQAKVNKVVRNGNKEVAQVVEASIDDARADMVKFVKEATKTAPAGTEAFVSAFKTAFETSLQQFDQVRASATDAFANFEKSVDTAMANFQGQYAVAKPAAKSRKAA encoded by the coding sequence ATGTTCCAGAATCAATTAAACGACCAACTCTCACAAGCTCAAGCTAAAGCTGTTGAAAACGCAAAGTACTTGGCTCAAGTAGCTGTTGAAAGTGCAAAAGAATTAGCTGAAATCAACCAAGCTGCTGCTAAAGATGCTTTAGTTGTTGCTCAAGATGCAAGCGCACAATTGTTGGCAATTAAAGATGCTCAACAGTTGGCAAAATTGGCTCAGCCAGAAACTGCTCAAGAAGCTGCTAAGTACGCTGCTGCTTACCAAGCTAAAGTAAACAAAGTTGTACGTAACGGCAACAAAGAAGTTGCTCAAGTTGTTGAGGCTTCTATCGATGACGCACGTGCTGACATGGTTAAGTTTGTTAAAGAAGCTACTAAGACAGCTCCTGCTGGTACTGAGGCATTTGTTTCTGCATTCAAAACTGCATTCGAAACTTCACTCCAACAGTTTGACCAAGTTCGCGCTTCAGCAACTGATGCTTTCGCAAACTTTGAGAAAAGTGTTGATACTGCAATGGCTAACTTTCAAGGTCAATACGCAGTAGCTAAGCCAGCTGCAAAAAGCCGTAAAGCTGCTTAA
- the acs gene encoding acetate--CoA ligase: protein MEPLMQENRVFNPPADFVKAAAIPGMEAYNKLCAEAEKDYDGFWGRLAKENIYWKKPFTKVLDESKAPFYKWFEDGTTNASYNCLDRQVENGLGNKTALIFEADDGSVTNVTYQDLLERVCKMANALRKMGIKSGDSVIIYMAMTIEGIVAMQACARIGAIHSVVFGGFSAQALRDRIIDVGAVAVITADGQFRGGKSLPLKAICDEALSTGECGKVKHVIVNKRTGSEVTMTAGRDVWMQEIVANESATCEPEWVSAEHPLFILYTSGSTGKPKGVQHSTGGYLLWAILTMKWTFDIKPNDVFWCTADIGWVTGHSYITYGPLAVGATEIVFEGVPTYPNAGRFWDMIQKHKATIFYTAPTAIRSLIKASSNDSTVHPKSYDLSSLRLLGSVGEPINPEAWMWYYENVGGSRCPIADTFWQTETGGHMISPLPGATPMVPGSCTLPLPGIQAAIVDEAGVDVPNGQGGILVVKRPWPSMIRTIWGDPDRFVKSYFPEELGGTLYLAGDGAIRNKETGYFTITGRIDDVLNVSGHRMGTMEIESCLVANPLVAEAAVVGRPDEMTGEAICVFVVLKGGRPTGEEAKKVATELRNWVGKEIGPIAKPKDVRFGDNLPKTRSGKIMRRLLRVIAKGEEVTQDTSTLENPAILDQLKESV, encoded by the coding sequence ATGGAACCATTGATGCAAGAAAACCGCGTATTTAACCCACCTGCAGACTTTGTTAAAGCTGCGGCCATTCCTGGAATGGAAGCTTACAACAAGCTTTGTGCTGAAGCTGAGAAAGATTATGACGGTTTTTGGGGTCGTCTTGCTAAAGAAAACATTTACTGGAAAAAGCCTTTCACCAAAGTTTTGGATGAATCTAAGGCGCCTTTCTATAAGTGGTTTGAAGATGGTACAACAAATGCTTCATACAATTGCCTGGATCGACAAGTTGAAAATGGTCTCGGCAATAAGACTGCACTGATTTTTGAAGCTGATGATGGTTCCGTTACAAATGTAACTTACCAAGATTTGCTCGAGCGCGTTTGCAAAATGGCAAATGCACTTCGCAAGATGGGTATCAAGTCCGGTGATAGCGTCATTATTTATATGGCGATGACTATTGAAGGCATCGTTGCCATGCAAGCTTGCGCCCGTATTGGTGCAATTCACTCTGTTGTGTTTGGCGGCTTCTCTGCGCAAGCTTTACGTGATCGCATTATTGACGTCGGTGCCGTTGCAGTGATTACTGCTGATGGTCAATTCCGTGGTGGTAAATCATTGCCATTGAAGGCGATTTGCGATGAAGCCCTTTCTACTGGTGAGTGCGGCAAGGTTAAGCATGTCATCGTAAATAAGCGTACAGGCTCTGAAGTCACGATGACTGCGGGTCGTGACGTATGGATGCAAGAAATTGTTGCTAACGAATCTGCTACATGCGAGCCAGAGTGGGTTAGTGCTGAGCACCCACTATTTATTTTGTACACATCTGGATCAACAGGTAAGCCAAAAGGCGTACAACATTCAACCGGTGGTTACCTCTTGTGGGCAATCCTCACAATGAAGTGGACATTTGACATTAAGCCGAATGATGTGTTCTGGTGTACCGCGGATATTGGTTGGGTAACAGGCCACTCCTATATTACATACGGCCCTTTAGCTGTAGGCGCTACTGAAATCGTATTTGAAGGTGTTCCAACCTATCCAAATGCTGGCCGTTTCTGGGACATGATCCAAAAACACAAAGCGACTATTTTCTACACTGCTCCAACAGCAATTCGTTCGCTCATCAAAGCATCAAGTAATGATTCAACAGTGCATCCAAAGAGCTATGATCTTTCCTCATTGCGCCTCTTGGGTTCAGTTGGCGAGCCGATTAATCCAGAAGCTTGGATGTGGTACTACGAGAATGTGGGTGGTTCACGTTGCCCAATCGCGGATACCTTCTGGCAAACTGAAACTGGTGGACATATGATTTCACCATTGCCAGGTGCAACACCAATGGTTCCAGGCTCATGCACATTGCCATTGCCAGGCATTCAGGCAGCAATTGTGGACGAGGCTGGCGTTGATGTTCCAAACGGTCAAGGCGGTATTTTGGTTGTCAAGCGCCCATGGCCTTCCATGATTCGTACGATTTGGGGTGATCCAGATCGTTTCGTCAAGTCTTATTTCCCAGAAGAGTTGGGCGGCACTTTGTATCTAGCAGGTGACGGCGCAATTCGCAATAAAGAGACTGGCTACTTCACCATTACTGGTCGTATCGATGATGTGCTAAACGTTTCTGGTCACCGCATGGGCACGATGGAAATTGAGTCTTGCTTAGTTGCCAATCCATTAGTTGCTGAAGCAGCGGTAGTGGGTCGTCCAGATGAAATGACTGGTGAAGCCATCTGCGTATTCGTGGTGCTTAAAGGCGGTCGCCCAACCGGTGAAGAGGCCAAGAAAGTTGCCACTGAGTTGCGTAATTGGGTTGGTAAAGAGATTGGCCCAATTGCTAAACCTAAGGACGTTCGTTTTGGTGATAACTTGCCTAAGACCCGTTCTGGCAAGATCATGCGTCGCTTGTTGCGTGTGATTGCTAAAGGTGAAGAAGTGACTCAAGATACTTCAACCCTTGAAAATCCGGCAATCTTAGATCAGCTCAAAGAGTCTGTTTAA
- a CDS encoding winged helix DNA-binding protein, with the protein MKVIKIGIASQQQMRQRVLMIARGQLQVQPSDPKIWFTSMRSLAQVLSDENRALLNVIRESKPISISELAELTGRKQGNLSRTLKTMSNYGIVKMQRQAKALRPIVCADRYEIFV; encoded by the coding sequence ATGAAAGTTATAAAGATAGGAATTGCATCTCAGCAACAAATGCGTCAACGTGTACTGATGATAGCTAGGGGTCAATTACAAGTTCAGCCAAGTGATCCCAAAATATGGTTTACCTCTATGCGCTCTCTGGCTCAAGTTCTGAGCGATGAAAATCGTGCACTACTCAATGTTATTCGTGAATCAAAACCCATTTCCATTTCTGAGTTGGCTGAATTAACCGGGCGCAAGCAAGGAAACCTATCCCGTACGCTAAAGACAATGTCCAACTATGGGATTGTCAAAATGCAAAGGCAGGCAAAAGCATTGCGTCCTATTGTTTGTGCTGATAGATACGAAATTTTTGTATAG
- the fdhF gene encoding formate dehydrogenase subunit alpha, whose product MNAPVNPKELELQTVEFKLDGQTIVSYEGETILKAAKRHGIDIPHLCFKDGYRPDGNCRACVVEINGERTLAPSCCRSATPGMEVKANSERALKSQKLVLEMLLSDMPDEGFKWVGDSKEEEQKNQHGELSTWAARMDVTVRPELKALRREKVSNDVSHPAMAVNLDACIQCNRCVRACREEQVNDVIGYAMRGAHSEIVFDLNDPMGDSTCVACGECVQACPTGALMPKGLIGSQTVDRKVDSVCPFCGVGCQITYNVKDEKIVSVEGRDGPANHNRLCVKGRFGMDYIHNPQRLTKPLIRKAGVAKDEALLEGNQDWSNIFREATWEEALEVAGGGLKKLKDQYGNKVLAGFGSAKGSNEEAYLFQKLVRTGFGSNNVDHCTRLCHASSVAALLEGVGSGAVSNQVNDVEHSSLILLIGSNPTANHPVAATWFKNAAKRGAKIVLCDPRKTDIAKHAWRTMQFKPDSDVAMLNAMIYTVIEEGLADKEFIANRANNFEALKENIKGYSPEAMAPICGIPAETLREVAREFATTKSAMILWGMGVSQHVHGTDNARCLIALVSITGQIGKPGSGLHPLRGQNNVQGASDAGLIPMMFPNYQRVDNPEAHAWFEKFWDTPLDKKPGYTVVEIMHKITAPDSDPDKIRGMYVEGENPAMSDPDLNHARHALASLDLLVVQDIFMTETALLADVVLPASAWPEKVGTASNTDRMVQMGKKAINPPGDAKPDLWIIQEIAKRMGLNWNYQGPDDGVAAVYDEMRQAMHAAINGITWERLEKESSVTYPCLSAEDPGRPIVFNDKFDTKDGRVKLVPADIIPANERPDAEYPFVLITGRQLEHWHTGSMTRRATVLDAIEPMATVSMHGEDMTQLGVVAGDVITVQSRRGEVGIHVRRDDGTPRGVIFIPFAYFEAAANLITNPALDPFGKIPEFKYCAVKLAKGGQASVFMGYGTNDPERRKATVN is encoded by the coding sequence ATGAACGCACCAGTAAATCCTAAAGAACTTGAGTTACAAACCGTAGAGTTCAAGCTAGATGGTCAAACTATCGTTTCTTACGAAGGTGAGACTATTCTCAAGGCGGCTAAACGCCATGGGATTGATATCCCACATCTGTGCTTTAAAGACGGTTACCGTCCTGACGGTAACTGCCGCGCTTGCGTTGTTGAGATAAATGGTGAGCGCACCTTAGCGCCAAGTTGCTGTCGGAGCGCAACTCCTGGCATGGAAGTCAAAGCCAATAGCGAGCGTGCATTGAAGAGTCAAAAGCTCGTGTTGGAGATGCTCTTATCCGATATGCCCGATGAAGGATTTAAGTGGGTTGGCGATAGCAAGGAAGAAGAGCAAAAAAATCAACACGGTGAGCTAAGCACTTGGGCTGCCCGCATGGATGTTACCGTCCGTCCTGAGCTCAAGGCATTGCGCCGTGAAAAAGTCAGCAATGACGTTTCTCACCCAGCGATGGCTGTGAACCTAGATGCTTGTATTCAATGTAATCGTTGCGTGCGTGCTTGCCGTGAAGAGCAGGTGAATGATGTGATTGGCTACGCAATGCGTGGCGCGCATAGTGAGATCGTATTTGATCTGAATGACCCAATGGGTGACAGTACTTGTGTTGCTTGTGGAGAGTGTGTGCAGGCTTGCCCAACAGGCGCATTAATGCCTAAGGGTTTGATCGGCTCACAAACAGTGGATCGCAAAGTAGATTCAGTATGTCCTTTCTGTGGCGTCGGTTGCCAAATTACTTATAACGTCAAAGATGAAAAGATTGTTAGCGTTGAGGGTCGTGATGGCCCAGCGAATCACAATCGCCTTTGTGTCAAAGGGCGCTTTGGTATGGACTACATCCATAATCCACAGCGCTTAACTAAGCCCTTGATTCGTAAAGCTGGCGTTGCTAAAGATGAAGCCTTGCTTGAAGGCAATCAAGATTGGTCAAATATTTTCCGTGAAGCAACATGGGAAGAGGCGCTGGAAGTTGCTGGTGGCGGTCTCAAGAAGCTCAAAGATCAATACGGCAATAAGGTCTTAGCTGGCTTTGGCTCTGCTAAAGGTAGTAATGAAGAAGCGTATTTATTCCAGAAGCTGGTGCGCACTGGCTTTGGTAGCAATAACGTAGATCACTGTACCCGTCTATGCCATGCATCATCCGTTGCTGCGCTATTAGAAGGCGTTGGTTCTGGTGCAGTAAGTAATCAAGTAAACGATGTTGAGCACTCGAGCTTGATCTTGTTGATTGGATCAAATCCGACAGCGAATCATCCAGTAGCAGCTACTTGGTTCAAGAACGCTGCTAAGCGTGGTGCAAAGATTGTGTTGTGTGATCCACGCAAGACAGATATTGCTAAGCATGCCTGGCGTACGATGCAGTTCAAGCCGGATAGTGACGTTGCCATGCTTAATGCCATGATTTATACGGTCATTGAAGAAGGTCTGGCTGATAAAGAATTTATTGCCAATCGCGCGAATAATTTTGAAGCTCTCAAAGAAAATATCAAGGGTTATAGCCCAGAAGCAATGGCGCCAATTTGCGGTATTCCGGCGGAGACCTTGCGTGAAGTGGCGCGCGAGTTCGCTACAACTAAGTCTGCAATGATTTTGTGGGGCATGGGTGTAAGCCAACACGTTCATGGAACTGACAATGCCCGTTGCTTAATTGCATTAGTCAGCATCACAGGTCAAATTGGTAAGCCAGGCTCTGGTTTGCATCCATTGCGTGGACAAAATAACGTGCAGGGTGCTAGTGATGCCGGTTTGATTCCGATGATGTTCCCGAACTATCAACGTGTTGATAATCCTGAAGCACATGCGTGGTTTGAGAAGTTCTGGGATACGCCGTTAGATAAGAAGCCTGGTTACACCGTTGTGGAAATCATGCATAAGATTACCGCTCCAGATAGTGACCCCGATAAGATTCGTGGCATGTATGTTGAGGGTGAGAACCCAGCGATGAGTGATCCTGATTTGAATCACGCCCGCCATGCTTTAGCTTCATTGGATCTCTTGGTGGTGCAAGATATTTTCATGACTGAGACTGCCCTCCTGGCGGATGTAGTATTGCCTGCAAGCGCATGGCCAGAAAAAGTCGGCACCGCAAGCAATACCGATCGTATGGTGCAAATGGGTAAGAAGGCTATTAATCCACCGGGTGATGCAAAGCCAGATTTATGGATCATCCAAGAGATCGCTAAACGCATGGGCCTTAATTGGAACTACCAAGGTCCAGATGATGGTGTTGCAGCAGTCTATGACGAAATGCGTCAAGCAATGCATGCAGCCATTAACGGCATTACTTGGGAGCGTCTGGAAAAAGAATCTAGTGTCACTTATCCATGCTTATCTGCTGAAGACCCAGGTCGTCCGATTGTGTTTAACGACAAGTTTGATACCAAAGATGGCAGAGTGAAGTTGGTACCAGCCGATATCATTCCTGCGAATGAGCGCCCAGATGCGGAGTATCCATTTGTGTTGATTACTGGTCGTCAGTTGGAGCATTGGCATACCGGCAGTATGACGCGCCGTGCTACTGTATTAGATGCAATTGAGCCTATGGCTACCGTTTCGATGCATGGCGAAGATATGACTCAGCTTGGCGTTGTTGCTGGCGATGTCATTACAGTTCAGTCGCGTCGTGGTGAAGTAGGTATTCATGTGCGTAGAGATGATGGCACGCCTCGTGGCGTCATCTTTATTCCGTTTGCCTACTTTGAAGCAGCAGCCAATCTGATTACTAATCCTGCATTAGATCCATTTGGCAAGATTCCGGAGTTTAAGTACTGTGCAGTCAAACTCGCTAAAGGTGGTCAAGCTTCAGTCTTTATGGGATACGGTACCAATGATCCTGAGAGGCGGAAGGCAACGGTGAACTAA